The following proteins come from a genomic window of Ilumatobacter coccineus YM16-304:
- a CDS encoding sterol desaturase family protein, translating to MTWSALALAVVAFVAMEPLTAATHRWVMHGVGEFLHRSHHRPRVSRFERNDWYPVVFAAIVNIGFFVGFNVDGFAALVPVGIGITAYGAAYALVHDGYIHRRVGWFDGRQIAVFDRLADAHRIHHLYNAAPYGMLVPIVPSELRTRAGRTDRNPLAV from the coding sequence ATGACCTGGTCGGCACTCGCGCTCGCCGTCGTGGCGTTCGTCGCGATGGAGCCGCTGACCGCCGCGACCCATCGTTGGGTGATGCACGGCGTCGGCGAGTTCCTGCACCGGAGCCACCACCGGCCCCGGGTGTCGCGGTTCGAACGCAACGACTGGTACCCGGTCGTGTTCGCGGCGATCGTCAACATCGGGTTCTTCGTCGGTTTCAACGTCGACGGCTTCGCTGCGCTCGTGCCCGTCGGCATCGGCATCACGGCATACGGCGCGGCGTACGCGCTGGTGCACGACGGATACATCCATCGTCGTGTCGGCTGGTTCGACGGCCGCCAGATCGCCGTGTTCGATCGACTCGCCGACGCGCATCGGATCCACCACCTCTACAACGCAGCGCCCTACGGGATGCTCGTGCCGATCGTGCCGAGCGAACTCCGCACGCGGGCCGGACGCACCGACCGCAACCCACTCGCCGTCTGA
- a CDS encoding DegV family protein — protein MIGIVVDSNSQMPRELAERHRIEIVPLVVTIDGVEHHEGVDLDADAFYAAWSDGAAPDVSTSQPAPGAFVDAYRRLVDRGATEILSIHVSEAMSGTLNSARLAAQSIDVPVTLIDTGTASFGVSCCAWAAAQAIEDGADLAAAAGIARSRAGSLRTSFVVGVPSLVDRSGRASGVGVEQASEGGVPVLAMTGPELSVLVTANDLDEAVQAMVDDALAWPPSDDAGLRIAVGTSDATSRPLALAITDAVTGDDRVAEVLQYRIGPSIGAHTGPGTAGLFVF, from the coding sequence ATGATCGGGATCGTCGTCGATTCCAACAGCCAGATGCCGCGCGAACTCGCAGAGCGGCACCGCATCGAGATCGTGCCGCTCGTCGTCACGATCGACGGCGTCGAGCATCACGAAGGCGTCGACCTCGATGCCGACGCGTTCTACGCCGCGTGGAGCGATGGTGCCGCGCCCGACGTCTCCACGAGCCAGCCAGCGCCCGGGGCGTTCGTCGACGCGTATCGACGCCTCGTCGACCGTGGTGCCACCGAGATCCTGTCGATCCACGTGTCGGAGGCGATGAGCGGGACGCTCAACTCCGCCCGCCTTGCAGCACAGAGCATCGACGTGCCGGTCACGCTCATCGACACCGGTACCGCCAGCTTCGGTGTCTCGTGTTGCGCGTGGGCAGCTGCCCAGGCGATCGAGGACGGTGCCGACCTGGCCGCTGCTGCTGGGATCGCCCGCTCCCGGGCCGGGTCGCTGCGAACGTCGTTCGTCGTCGGGGTGCCGAGCCTCGTCGACCGGTCGGGGCGCGCCTCCGGCGTGGGTGTCGAGCAGGCGTCGGAGGGCGGAGTGCCCGTCCTGGCGATGACCGGACCGGAGCTGTCGGTGTTGGTCACCGCGAACGATCTCGACGAGGCGGTGCAGGCGATGGTCGACGACGCGCTGGCGTGGCCGCCGAGCGACGATGCCGGTCTTCGCATCGCGGTCGGCACCTCGGACGCGACGAGCCGGCCGTTGGCGCTCGCCATCACCGACGCCGTCACCGGCGACGACCGAGTGGCCGAGGTACTCCAGTACCGAATCGGCCCGAGCATCGGCGCTCACACCGGCCCCGGAACCGCCGGCCTCTTCGTCTTCTGA